The Calditrichota bacterium sequence TCATCAAACATTTTCGGGTGATTTATGCCTATCGGCAAAGTTGCAAAAAACGTAAAAAAGTCAAGATAGCGATCTCCATTGCGCGCATCGTAAATATAACTGCCCTGACTTTGTTCCAGATCAACGATAATCTCAAACCCATCTGCCAATATGTGTTTCGACAACAAGCCTGTCACATTCGCCGCTTCAATTCGCTTCATATTGTTCATTCTCCCTTTTTAAATATTGGTTCTCTACAAATTCTTTGAGGACTTCCAATCCATCTTTCAAAATCAAAACACGCAATTAAAACTTATAATTATAAGAAAAATATTCATAAAAGTCAAGGGACAATCCAATGCCGCAAAAATATTTTAGCTTTCTCCACTTCAAAATGGACGCCGTGAAATTTGTTCCTTGAAATAAAAAAAAAGCGAAATGGGGCAGTGCGTCAGCAAACGCCGCTGAACGCAGCAGAAAATAACTGCCGCAATTTAAAAACATCCTTGACCGTAAAAATAATTATTGAATTATTCTCTTTTTTTCACGATATTAATTCCTTAAATCGAAAATACCAATACAAAATGAGCCTGACGAAAATATGCAAAATTTGATTCAAAACACAAAAAATCGCTGGCGAGCCGAAGGCGGGTATCGGGAAGTGCTTGCTCTATCGCTGCCGCTCATTTTAAGCACCAGTTCGACGACGATCCAGCATTTTGTCGATCGCATGTTTTTGACCTGGTACTCGCCGGAAGCAATCGCCGCTTCTGTTCCTGGGGGAATTTTGTCTTTCACACTGATGTGTTTTTTCATCGGCACCGCGACGTACACCAATACTTTTGTCGCCCAGTATTTTGGCGCCAAACAAAACGACAAAATCGCCCGTGCTGTCTGGCAGGGGGTCTATTTTTCGCTCGTTAGCAGCGCCATTGTTTTTGTCTATTTGCCGCTGGCAAAGCCGATTTTTCAATTAGTCGGACACACGCCGGAAGTTCAGACCCTCGAGATTCAATATTTCCGCATTCTCTGTCTCGGGGCTCCGGCAATTTTCGTCGCCGCTGCTGTCTCCGGATTTTTCAGTGGGCGTGGGGAAACATGGACAATCTTGTGGGCAAATTTAGCTGCCACGGCGGTCAACATTGTTCTCGATTATATTTTCATTTTCGGAAAAATTGGCTTTCCCGAATCAGGCATTCGCGGCGCGGGGCTGGCAACGGTGATTTCCAATTATCTCTACACGCTCATTTTGTTCGCGCTGATGTTGAAACCCGCTTTTCGCAAAACTTTTCAGACGTGGAAGAACAGGCAAGTCGATGGGGAAATTTTCCGCCGCCTCATGCGCTTCGGAACGCCGAACGGCGTGAATTTTATGCTGGACTTGTTGGGCTTCACTCTTTTC is a genomic window containing:
- a CDS encoding MATE family efflux transporter, producing the protein MQNTKNRWRAEGGYREVLALSLPLILSTSSTTIQHFVDRMFLTWYSPEAIAASVPGGILSFTLMCFFIGTATYTNTFVAQYFGAKQNDKIARAVWQGVYFSLVSSAIVFVYLPLAKPIFQLVGHTPEVQTLEIQYFRILCLGAPAIFVAAAVSGFFSGRGETWTILWANLAATAVNIVLDYIFIFGKIGFPESGIRGAGLATVISNYLYTLILFALMLKPAFRKTFQTWKNRQVDGEIFRRLMRFGTPNGVNFMLDLLGFTLFILLVGRFGTIALAATNITFNINAFAFMPMVGMGIAVEIIVGQRLGENNAQLARFGTKSALHLTIFYMGLICLTYLFLPQIYLMPFAANADAGKFKEVAEITIKLLYFVAFYSIFDTMNIIFSSALRGAGDTRFVMFVSISLSWILMIIPTYLGSVVYNWGLYATWIFITAYIAALGIVYYFRFRQGKWESMRVIEEPKFIISPNLPENPTL